CCCAGAGCAGCACCTCGTCCCAGCCGCGCGGGGGCAGTTCGCGGCGTCCGCCCACGTCGAGACGGAAGGGAACGCTGAAGCCCCGGGCGACGACCCTGCCCTCGGCGTCGGTGGCGACGAGCACGTACTCCGGCAGCTCACGCGCGATCCGCCCCATGTTCGCCCAGCCCACCGGGTCGTACATCATGAACTCGGGCCAGAGGTCCTTCATGCCCCACATCGGCCCTTCCAGTTCGGGGCGCTCGGCGAGGGTCGATATGTTCAGGTCCATGCGGGCAGAGTAAAGATCATTTTCCGTCCGCACCAGCAGTTTTTCCCCCGCGCGGGGAGCGTCACGGAAGTTTCTGCTGCGGGCAGCCGGCGAGGACCCGCCGCATCGCGTCCCGCTCGCCGCTCGTCACCCACACCCCGTACTTCTTCTTCACCGCGATCTGCCGCGCCACGTACGTGCAGCGGTACCCCTTGTTCGGCGGCAGCCAGGTCGCCGCGTCACCGTCCGACTTGCGGCGGTTGGTGGAGGCGTCGACGGCGAGCAGGTTGAGCGGGTCGTTGGCGAACCGGCGCCGGGTCTCCCCGTCCCATGTGCCCGCGCCCTTCTGCCAGGCGTCGGAGAGCGCGACGACATGGTCGATGTCGACCTTGCTGCTCCCGCGGACGAAGCGGACGGTGGTCCCCGTGTACGGGTCGTCGGTGAGCGTTCCGGAGGCGACCTTGCAGCGGCCGTCGGTGAACCGGACGCCGGTCAGGTCGCGCTTGAGTATGTCGTCCCGGGTCCCGCAGCCGTTGCCGTCGACGTCCACCCAGGCGCGCCCGAACTTCTCCCGTTCGTAACCGGTCTTCGGCGCCCGCCCCTTCACGGTGAGCGTCTCGACGGCCGCGAGGGCGGTCCCGCGCGCGGCCGGCTCGCCTCCCCCGCCCCCACCGGGTCCGGAGCCGCCGGCCCCGGGGGAGCAGCCGGTGGCGAGGAGCGCGGCGACGGCAAGCGCCGAGGCGGCCAGGGCAGTTCGGATCGTCCGCTCGGTAGGCATTCGGGGATTCTAGGCCGCACGGGGCGCCAGGAGGAGTGGCCCCGGCCGCTCCCCGCCCCCTCAGACCTTGCCGATCCCCAGGGTGTTCTCCGACGGCAGCAGGCCGGAGCCGATCGCCGCCAGCCAGGGTCCGCCGAGGAGTTCGGCGAGGCGGGCGGTGCCGTCCGGGCCGAGGGCGGCCCAGGGCACGGCGGCGAGTTCGTCCGTGCGGCGCTCGACCTCGGCACGCAGGGTGCGGCCGGCCTCGGTGGCATCGCCGTCGGCGGTCAGGAGGCCGCGGGCGGCGAGGCGGGTGCGCGCCGCCGCCCATTCCCCGCCGCTCCAGCCGCGGCTCTCGAAGACGGGCTCGGGCGCGGCGCCGATCGCCGCGAAGGAGACGAGCGACTCGACCGGGTCGAGCCCCGCCTCGACGAGGGCTTCGAGGTGACCGTCGCCGCGGTGCTCGCGCAGGATCGTCGCGGACCGCCAGAGGACCAGGTGCGGGGCCTCGGGTCGGGGCAGGGCGGCGTTCGCGGCGGCGAGCGGACGGGAGCCGGCGGAACCGGCGGCCGCCGCGGCCGCGTCGGCGGCGGTGCGGGCGAGGGCGGCCGCCTCCGCGAGTTCGGCGCTCGTGAGGAACTCCTCGCCCAGGACGGCCCGGTAGGTGCGGTCGACGGCCCGGAGCCGCGCGGCGAGGACGTCGGCCGGGGCGGCGGTCTCCCAGACGGCGGGGACGTACCGGGCGATCATCGCGGGGCTGAAGCTGTAGAAGGTGCCGGCCACCCGGTCAGGGCCCGCGGGGCCGAGGGGGGCGGCGCGCCAGGCGAAGTAGGAGGGCCAGCGCTCGGAGGTGTCGTAGCCGAGGGCGGCGGCCTCGTCGAAGGCCTCGGGGGCGTAGTACAGCAGGGCGTGCAGGGGTTCGAGCAGGTGCCACATCTGACGTACGCGTCCGGATTCCACGGCGGGCTCCTCTTCACTCGCTCACTATCTAGTCACTGCCTAGATAGTGCTCCGCCGTCCTGAACTTGTCAATGACTAGATGGCGGCTAGGCTCCTCCCATGACGCCTACGAGCCGGAACTCCTACCACCACGGCGGCCTGCGGCAGGCCGTCCTCGACGCCGCCCTCGACGTCATCGCCGCCGAGGGCCCCGGGGCGCTCAGCCTGCGCGACCTCGCACGCCGCGCGGGCGTCTCGCACGCCGCGCCCGCCCATCACTTCAAGGACCGCACCGGGCTCCTCACCGCCCTCGCGACCGAGGGGTACGGACTCCTCGCCGAGGCCCTCGCCTCCGCTCCCGAACTGCGCGAACGCGGGGTGCGGTACGTGCGGTTCGCGGTCGATCACCCCGCCCACTTCCAGGTCATGTTCCAGCCGGAGCTGCTGCGCGCCGACGACCCGGACCTGCTCGCCGTCAAGGAACGCGCCTCCGCCGAACTCCGCGCGGGCGTCGCCGGTCTGACGGACGTCCCCGACGCCCGCACGGCGGGCATCGCGGCCTGGTCGCTCGCCCACGGCTTCGCGACGCTGCTCCTCACCCGGAACGTGCAGGGGGCGATCGGCGACCGGGACCCGGAGGAGTACTTCCGCGGGCTCACCGGTCTGCTCTTCACCGGCCAAACCCCGCTGGAGGAGCGACCGGAGAGAGCCGGGCCGCGGGAATAGCCCGCGCCGGTCAGCACTTGACGGACAGCATGAGAACCACCGACACCCTCCGTCGCACCGCCATAGCCCTGCTCACCACGGCGACCCTCGCCTTAGCCCCCACCGCCCTCGCCACCCCCGACCACGCGGCACCCGGATCGCCCTGGCGCGGCGCCTGGGCCGCCTCCCCGCAGGCACCGAGCGCGCCGCTCGGCCCCAACTGGTCGCAGCAGGGCTTCGACAACCACACCGTGCGGCAGGTCGTCCGCGTCACCGCCGCCGGTACGCGGGCCCGGATCGAGCTGAGCAACCGATACGGCACCACCCCGCTGCGCGTCACCGGCGCCACCGTCGCCCGAACCGCCGGAAACGGCGCCGTGCGGCCCGGTTCGATCCGCACCCTGCGCTTCGACGGACGGGCTTCCACCACCGTCCCCGCCGGCGGCACGCTCCTCAGCGACGGTGCGCCCTTCCCGGTCAAGGCCCTCGAATCCCTGACCGTCACCCTGTACCTGGCGGGTGAGACCGGCCCTGCCACCTTCCACCAGTTCGCCGGCGCCACCGCCTACCGGGCCGAGGGCGACCACCGCGGGGACCTCTCCGGCTCGGCCTTCACGGAGACGAGCACCTCCTCGTACTTCCTGTCGGGCGTCGAGGTCACCGGCGGCCGGGACAGCGGCCGCCGCGACGGCATCGTCACCTTCGGCGACTCGATCACCGACGGCGTGGGCTCCGCGACGGACGCCGACAACCGCTACCCGGACGAGCTCGCCGAGCGGCTCGCCGCCGCGGGCAGCCCGCGCGCGGTCCTCAACCACGGGATCGCGGGCAACCAGGTCGTCAACGACACCACCTGGGCCGGCGAGAAGGCCCTGACCCGCTTCCGCGAGGACGTCCTGAACGAGCGCGGCGTCCGCACGGTCGTCCTCCTCGAAGGCATCAACGACATCGGCGGCAGCACGGTGAACTTCCCCGCCGCGCCCACCCCCGACGTCTCCGTGGCCGAACTGATCAAGGGCCACCGCACCCTGATCCGCCAGGCCCACGCCGAGGGCCTCACGGTGATCGGCGCGACCCTGACCCCGGTCAAGGGCTCCTTCTACGACACCCCGGCCAACGAGGCCAAGCGCGACGCCTTCAACACCTGGGTCCGCACCTCGGGCGCGTACGACGCGATCGTCGACCTCGACCACGCGGTCGCCGACCCGACGGACCCGGACCGCATCCTCCCGGCCTACGACTCGGGCGACGGCCTCCACCCGAACGACGCGGGCTACCGCGCGATGGCCGAGGCGCTCGACCCCGACGCGCTGTAGTCACCGGCCGGGGCGCGCGGCGACCGGCCCGCGCACCCCGGCCCGCTCCCCTTACGACCCCAGGATCGTCGTCAGGAACTCCCCGGTCCACCCGAGCAGTTCGCGTCCCACCACCGGCTTCCCGCCGATCCTGCCCGACGTCGGGCGCGGCACCAGGATCTGGTGGACGGCCGGCTTGATGACCGTGCGCGGGTAGAGCCGCTTGAGGCGGAGCTCCTGCGACTCGCGCAGCTCCACCGGGGCGAAGCGGATGTTCGGGCCCTGGAGGACGATCTCGCCGACTCCGCACGCGCGCGCCAGCATGCGCAGGCCCGCCACCAGGAGCAGGTTCTCGACCGGCTCGGGCAACTTGCCGTAGCGGTCGGTGAGTTCCTCGCGGACCGCCCTGATGTCCTCCTCCGAGTTCGCCGAGGCGATCGAGCGGTAGGCCTGGAGACGGAGCCGCTCGCCGGGGGCGTAGTCGTGCGGCATGTGGGCGTCGACCGGCAGCTCGATCTTCACCTCCAGCGGGGCCTCCTCCTCCACCCCGCCCTCCATCTGCGCCCGGTAGTCCGCGACGGCCTCGCCGACCATCCGCACGTACAGGTCGAAGCCGACGCCCGCGATGTGCCCGGACTGCTCGCCGCCGAGCAGATTGCCCGCGCCCCGGATCTCCAGGTCCTTCATCGCCACGTACATGCCCGCGCCCATCTCGGTGTGCTGGGCGATCGTCGCGAGCCGCTCGTGCGCCGTCTCGGTGAGCGGCTTCTCCGGCGGGTACAGGAAGTACGCGTAGCCGCGCTCACGGCCGCGGCCGACGCGACCGCGCAGCTGGTGGAGCTGCGAGAGGCCGAAGTTGTCTCCGCGCTCGACGATCAGGGTGTTGGCGTTGGAGATGTCGATGCCCGACTCGACGATCGTCGTCGAGACGAGGACGTCGAACTTCTTCTCCCAGAAGTCGACGACGACCTGCTCCAGGGCCGACTCGGACATCTGGCCGTGGGCCGTCGCGATCCGCGCCTCGGGGACGATCTCGCGCAGCCGCGCCGCCGCCCGGTCGATCGAGTCGACCCGGTTGTGGATGTAGAAGACCTGTCCCTCGCGCAGGAGTTCACGCCGGATCGCGGCGCCGATCTGCTTCTCCTCGTACGGGCCGACGAAGGTGAGGACCGGGTGGCGCTCCTCCGGCGGGGTGGTGATCGTCGACATCTCGCGGATGCCCGTCACCGCCATCTCCAGGGTGCGCGGGATCGGGGTCGCCGACATGGTCAGCACGTCGACGTTGGCGCGGAGCTTCTTCAGCTGCTCCTTGTGCTCGACGCCGAAGCGCTGCTCCTCGTCGACGATGACCAGGCCCAGGTCCTTGAACTTCGTCTCGGAGGCGAAGAGCCGGTGGGTGCCGATGACGACGTCGACCGAGCCCTCCCGCATGCCCTCCAGGGTCGCCTTCGCCTCCGTGTCGGTCTGGAAGCGGGACAGTGCCCGTACCTTCACCGGGAACTGGGAGTACCGCTCGGAGAAGGTCCCGAAGTGCTGCTGCACGAGCAGCGTCGTCGGTACGAGGACCGCGACCTGCTTGCCGTCCTGGACCGCCTTGAAGGCCGCGCGGACCGCGATCTCCGTCTTGCCGTAGCCCACGTCGCCGCAGATCAGACGGTCCATGGGGACGGTCTTCTCCATGTCCTCCTTCACCTCGGCGATGGTGGACAGCTGGTCGGGCGTCTCCGCGTACGGGAAGGCGTCCTCCAGCTCGCGCTGCCACGGGGTGTCCGGGGCGAAGGCGTGCCCGGGGGCGGCCATCCGCGCCGAGTACAGCTTGATGAGGTCGGCCGCGATCTCCTTGACGGCCTTCTTCGCGCGCGCCTTCGTCTTCGTCCAGTCCGCGCCGCCGAGCCGGTGCAGGGTCGGCGCCTCGCCGCCCACGTACTTGGTGACCTGTTCCAGCTGGTCGGTCGGGATGTACAGCCGGTCGCCGGGCTGGCCGCGCTTGGCGGGGGCGTACTCGACGAGGAGGTACTCGCGGGTCGCGCCCTGCACGGTCCGCTGGACCATCTCCACGTACCGGCCGACACCGTGCTGCTCGTGCACGATGTAGTCGCCGACCTCCAGGGTCAGCGGGTCGATGGTCTTGCGGCGCTTGGCCGGCATCCGCTGGCCGTCCTTGCCGGCCGCCTTCTGGCCGGACAGGTCGGTCTCGGTGAGGACGGCGAGCTTGAGGGCCGCGTCCACGAAGCCGTAGTCGATGGAGCCGGTCGACACGTGCACGACCGACGGGGTGATCTCCGCCAGGTCGGCGTCCAGGCGGGCGGCGATGCCCTCGCCGCCGAGGACCTCGACCGTACGGGTCGCGGGGCCGTGGGCCTCCGTGACGTAGACCGTGCGCCAGCCGTCGGCCAGCCAGCCCTTGGTGTCGGCGAGCGCGCGTGCGGTGTCCCCGCGGTACGACTCCGGGGCGTGCATGCCGAGCGTGAGGGTGTCGCCGTCGGCGCCCTCGGCCGTCGCGTCCGCCGCGAAGGGCGACACCGACCACCAGGACATCCCCAGCTCGCGCGCCCGGTCCCGGACGTCCGCGATCCCCCACAGGGAGGCCGCGCCGACGTCGATCGGGGCCTCGCCGCCGCCGGCCGTCGCCGCCCAGGACGCCTGGAGGAACTCCTGCGACGTCGCCACCAGGTCCGAGGCCCGGGTCCGCACCCGCTCCGGGTCGCAGACCACGGCCATGGCGCCCGTCGGCAGCACGTCGAGCAGCAGCTCCATGTCGTCGACGAGGACCGGCGCGAGGGACTCCATGCCCTCGACCGCGATCCCCTCCGCGATCTTGTTCAGGAGCTCGCCCAGCTCGGGGTGCTCCTCGGCGAGGGCCGCCGCCCGCTCCCGTACGTCCGCGGTGAGCAGCAGCTCGCGGCAGGGCGGCGCCCAGAGCCCGTGCTCGGCCACTTCGAGGGACCGCTGGTCGGCGACCTTGAAGTACCGGATCTCCTCGACGTCGTCGCCCCAGAACTCGATCCGGAGCGGATGCTCCTCGGTCGGCGGGAAGACGTCCAGGATGCCGCCGCGGACGGCGAACTCACCGCGCTTCTCGACGAGCTCCACCCGGGAGTACGCGGCCGCCGCGAGACCCTCCACGATCTCGTCGAGATCAGCCGTCCCGCCGCTCCGCAGCGCCACCGGCTCCAGGTCGCCGAGGCCCTTGACCTGCGGCTGGAGCACGGAGCGGATGGGGGCGACGACGACGCTCACCGGACCGGCCGCCGGGTCGTCGTCCCGCGGGTGCGCGAGCCGACGCAGAACGGCGAGACGGCGGCCGACGGTGTCGGAGCGGGGCGAGAGCCGCTCGTGCGGCAGGGTCTCCCAGGAGGGGTACTCGACGACCCTGTCCGGGTCGAGCAGGGACCGCAGCGCGGCGGCGAGGTCCTCTGCCTCCCGCCCGGTCGCGGTCACCGCGAGGACCGGCCGCCCCGAGTCCCGGGCGAGCGCGGCGACGGCGAAGGGCCGGGCGGCCGCTGGGCCGACCAGATCCACGTGCGGACGGTTCCCGTCGGCGGCGGCCTTCACCGCCTCGGCGAGGGCCGCGTCCTTGACGACGACATCGAGCAGACCGTGCAGGCTCATGAAGCTTTCCATCCCGAGGGGTGACGGGGGCGGGCAACGCGAACAGCCCGACACGTCGCACGGGCCGGGGTGGTCCCGGGCGCGTACGGCCCGGTCGTCCCCCAGCCTACGACGTGCCACCGTCACACGCCCGGGGGAAAGCGGCCACCCGGGAGGGTGACGTGGCCGACGCGGGACCGCCCGCACGACGGGTACGGCCCCGGTGCGCGGACGCACCGGGGCCGTACTCCCCCGTTCTTCCCCCGTTCCCTCCCGCGACCTCGCTACTCGCTCGCGATCGCGTTCAGGACGTTCATCCGGCCCGCGCGGAACGCCGGGACCAGCGCCGCGAACAGACCCACGAAGGCCGAGCCGACGAAGACCGTCAGGATCGTCGACCAGGGGATCTCCAGGACCCCGAGGCCCTCCAGGGCGAGCAGCTTCTGGGCGGCGGTGCCCCAGCCCATGCCCAGGCCGAGGCCGAGCAGCGCGCCGAACAGGGCGATCACCACCGACTCCAGGCGGATCATGCGGCGCAGCTGGCGGCGCGAGAGGCCGATGGCCCGCATGAGGCCGATCTCCCGGGTCCGCTCGACGACCGACAGGGCCAGGGTGTTCACGACACCCAGGATCGCGACGACGATCGCCAGGGCGAGAAGCCCGTACACGATGTTGAGCAGCTGTCCGACCTGGTCCTGCAGCTGTTCCTTGTAGTCGGCCTGGTTGCTGACCTTGTACTGCGGGTACGGCGCGAGCGCGTCCTTGAGGGCCTGGTAGGCCTGGGTCTCCTGGCCGTCCTTCGCGCTGGCGAGCAGGAGCAGGCTCTGCGGCATGCGGTCGGCGGGGACGTACTCGGCGAGGGTGCTGACGTTGATGTACATCGCCCCCTTGTCGACCTGGCCGGTGTCCGCCGTGATCGCCGCGACCTTGAGCTTCGCCTTCTCGCCGCCCTTGAAGGCGAGGGTCAGGACGTCGCCGAGCTTCACGCCGTGCTCGGTGGCGTAGTCGCTGCCGACGGACATCGCGCCCTTGCCGTAGGCGTCGGCGAGGGTGCCGGCGGTCGTCTCGCGGCGCAGGTCCTTCATGTACGACGGGTCGGTGGCGGCCAGGTCGGCCTTCGTGGTCTTCCCGCGCGGGTCGGTGACGGTGGCGTCGACCCACTTGTACTCGCTGACGTGGTCGATCCCGGGGGCCTTCTCCAGGGCCGCCTGGGCCTGCGGGACGATCGGCTGCCCGGTGCCGGACTGCACGATGAAGTCGGCGCCGACGGACCGGTCCAGCTCGTCGGTGGCCGAGGCGACCATCGAGGAGCCGACGACCGACAGGGCGGCGACGAGCGCGAGG
This sequence is a window from Streptomyces sp. NBC_00691. Protein-coding genes within it:
- a CDS encoding HNH endonuclease family protein yields the protein MPTERTIRTALAASALAVAALLATGCSPGAGGSGPGGGGGGEPAARGTALAAVETLTVKGRAPKTGYEREKFGRAWVDVDGNGCGTRDDILKRDLTGVRFTDGRCKVASGTLTDDPYTGTTVRFVRGSSKVDIDHVVALSDAWQKGAGTWDGETRRRFANDPLNLLAVDASTNRRKSDGDAATWLPPNKGYRCTYVARQIAVKKKYGVWVTSGERDAMRRVLAGCPQQKLP
- a CDS encoding SCO6745 family protein is translated as MWHLLEPLHALLYYAPEAFDEAAALGYDTSERWPSYFAWRAAPLGPAGPDRVAGTFYSFSPAMIARYVPAVWETAAPADVLAARLRAVDRTYRAVLGEEFLTSAELAEAAALARTAADAAAAAAGSAGSRPLAAANAALPRPEAPHLVLWRSATILREHRGDGHLEALVEAGLDPVESLVSFAAIGAAPEPVFESRGWSGGEWAAARTRLAARGLLTADGDATEAGRTLRAEVERRTDELAAVPWAALGPDGTARLAELLGGPWLAAIGSGLLPSENTLGIGKV
- the mfd gene encoding transcription-repair coupling factor → MSLHGLLDVVVKDAALAEAVKAAADGNRPHVDLVGPAAARPFAVAALARDSGRPVLAVTATGREAEDLAAALRSLLDPDRVVEYPSWETLPHERLSPRSDTVGRRLAVLRRLAHPRDDDPAAGPVSVVVAPIRSVLQPQVKGLGDLEPVALRSGGTADLDEIVEGLAAAAYSRVELVEKRGEFAVRGGILDVFPPTEEHPLRIEFWGDDVEEIRYFKVADQRSLEVAEHGLWAPPCRELLLTADVRERAAALAEEHPELGELLNKIAEGIAVEGMESLAPVLVDDMELLLDVLPTGAMAVVCDPERVRTRASDLVATSQEFLQASWAATAGGGEAPIDVGAASLWGIADVRDRARELGMSWWSVSPFAADATAEGADGDTLTLGMHAPESYRGDTARALADTKGWLADGWRTVYVTEAHGPATRTVEVLGGEGIAARLDADLAEITPSVVHVSTGSIDYGFVDAALKLAVLTETDLSGQKAAGKDGQRMPAKRRKTIDPLTLEVGDYIVHEQHGVGRYVEMVQRTVQGATREYLLVEYAPAKRGQPGDRLYIPTDQLEQVTKYVGGEAPTLHRLGGADWTKTKARAKKAVKEIAADLIKLYSARMAAPGHAFAPDTPWQRELEDAFPYAETPDQLSTIAEVKEDMEKTVPMDRLICGDVGYGKTEIAVRAAFKAVQDGKQVAVLVPTTLLVQQHFGTFSERYSQFPVKVRALSRFQTDTEAKATLEGMREGSVDVVIGTHRLFASETKFKDLGLVIVDEEQRFGVEHKEQLKKLRANVDVLTMSATPIPRTLEMAVTGIREMSTITTPPEERHPVLTFVGPYEEKQIGAAIRRELLREGQVFYIHNRVDSIDRAAARLREIVPEARIATAHGQMSESALEQVVVDFWEKKFDVLVSTTIVESGIDISNANTLIVERGDNFGLSQLHQLRGRVGRGRERGYAYFLYPPEKPLTETAHERLATIAQHTEMGAGMYVAMKDLEIRGAGNLLGGEQSGHIAGVGFDLYVRMVGEAVADYRAQMEGGVEEEAPLEVKIELPVDAHMPHDYAPGERLRLQAYRSIASANSEEDIRAVREELTDRYGKLPEPVENLLLVAGLRMLARACGVGEIVLQGPNIRFAPVELRESQELRLKRLYPRTVIKPAVHQILVPRPTSGRIGGKPVVGRELLGWTGEFLTTILGS
- a CDS encoding SGNH/GDSL hydrolase family protein, which codes for MRTTDTLRRTAIALLTTATLALAPTALATPDHAAPGSPWRGAWAASPQAPSAPLGPNWSQQGFDNHTVRQVVRVTAAGTRARIELSNRYGTTPLRVTGATVARTAGNGAVRPGSIRTLRFDGRASTTVPAGGTLLSDGAPFPVKALESLTVTLYLAGETGPATFHQFAGATAYRAEGDHRGDLSGSAFTETSTSSYFLSGVEVTGGRDSGRRDGIVTFGDSITDGVGSATDADNRYPDELAERLAAAGSPRAVLNHGIAGNQVVNDTTWAGEKALTRFREDVLNERGVRTVVLLEGINDIGGSTVNFPAAPTPDVSVAELIKGHRTLIRQAHAEGLTVIGATLTPVKGSFYDTPANEAKRDAFNTWVRTSGAYDAIVDLDHAVADPTDPDRILPAYDSGDGLHPNDAGYRAMAEALDPDAL
- a CDS encoding TetR/AcrR family transcriptional regulator — encoded protein: MTPTSRNSYHHGGLRQAVLDAALDVIAAEGPGALSLRDLARRAGVSHAAPAHHFKDRTGLLTALATEGYGLLAEALASAPELRERGVRYVRFAVDHPAHFQVMFQPELLRADDPDLLAVKERASAELRAGVAGLTDVPDARTAGIAAWSLAHGFATLLLTRNVQGAIGDRDPEEYFRGLTGLLFTGQTPLEERPERAGPRE